The genomic DNA ATGGGTGGATGTATGACCGTAGGTCCGGGTTTGTTTGACGAGTGGCCAATAGTTGTCGCGCTTTTTGTCGGTGTGTACGTGTGCGCCGCGTTGACGAGCAAACGGCTGCGAAGCAGCCGTTTGCTCAAACATCTTATCGTTACCGTGGCGGTAGCGATGGTCATCTCCTTTGCCATGAAAACGGTCTGGACCGTACCCCGTCCGTGTGCGGGTATGCCGGTATGTCCTCCTTCGTCAGGGTTACCCAGCGGTCACACCGCGTTTGCGTTTTCCTTTGCTCTACCTTTCCTCGGAACCGTTCTGTATCCGGTGATGGTCGTTCTTGCATGGGTTGTCGGATGGTCGAGGGTCGCTTTAGGTGTGCATTCATGGCTAGATGTTGCAGCAGGGATAGGTGTGGCAGGTATATCCTATCATCTGTCCAAACTTTTCGTAAACCCTGAAGACGAGAGAACTGTTACAGAACCGATGGGTAAGGAGATACTGAGACAGTGTATCCACGTATTGGCGGGGTTTGTGATAGCGGGTCTGTTGTATTGGTTCGGTTTGGAACAGGGTGCGATGTGGTTGACGGTTTTCTTTGCTTTGGGTACATTGGCTATGCAGGCGCGCGCCTCCGGTCTCCGTATCCCGTTAACGGAGTGGATCTTCGATACCTTCGAACGAAAGAACAGGTTCGGTCACGGAGCGATGTACTACGCATCCGGAGCTTTTCTGGCGTTGGGTATGTTGAGGTCGTTCCAACCTGTGTTTGTGATACTCTGGATACTGTCCGTAGGTGACGGGTTGTCAACACTTGCAGGTAAACGGTTCGGTAGACATAAACTTCCCTTCCCTTTCAACAGGTCGAAAACCGTCGAAGGG from Candidatus Micrarchaeota archaeon includes the following:
- a CDS encoding phosphatase PAP2 family protein, encoding MGGCMTVGPGLFDEWPIVVALFVGVYVCAALTSKRLRSSRLLKHLIVTVAVAMVISFAMKTVWTVPRPCAGMPVCPPSSGLPSGHTAFAFSFALPFLGTVLYPVMVVLAWVVGWSRVALGVHSWLDVAAGIGVAGISYHLSKLFVNPEDERTVTEPMGKEILRQCIHVLAGFVIAGLLYWFGLEQGAMWLTVFFALGTLAMQARASGLRIPLTEWIFDTFERKNRFGHGAMYYASGAFLALGMLRSFQPVFVILWILSVGDGLSTLAGKRFGRHKLPFPFNRSKTVEGSAAFLVGSLLAYPIYPVYSTLAAVCLATVVEALDLKVDDNVLIPVVCALVYML